From Fundulus heteroclitus isolate FHET01 chromosome 5, MU-UCD_Fhet_4.1, whole genome shotgun sequence, a single genomic window includes:
- the wdr19 gene encoding WD repeat-containing protein 19 yields the protein MKSVFVLADRAWAGSCVLYKWQKSLGNYIAAAGQDNSVKIFDRHGQKRAEHNLPGRCVGMDWDKDGDILAVIAAKSSSIFLWDASVNKMSTIESGMSKDQMTFILWSKTSPLLAVGTAKGNLLIYNQQTSRKIPILGKHTKKITCGCWSSQNLLALGSEDNTLTISNHEGDTLRQTSLKGEPAEILFSVMKMDERSSQGENTVSMFVDKKILSLFNINDPQNPIELVFERHYGSLVSHRWFGDGYILVGFSLGYFVVISTHIREIRSELYQAHNHKDSLYSVAISTALNKAASCGDNCIKIHELSDLKDISSVVQLDDETKGLDQLSWTDDGQLLALSTQRGTIHVFLTKLPILGDSFGTRLAYLTSLLEVTVSNQVEGESPVVIQVEVEPTFVAVGPYHVAVGMNNRAWFYGLSKFKDIEYLGTIASMCLNADYAAALFEGKVQLHMIEGRDTEDRKQMKLFPDDNRKGRILCHALTADFLYYGTDLGNVVCVLVEDWETVNSYSHSVGVRKVFPDPNGTWLVFIDDKNGGFLFSPANATVSCFELPNFSPTITGVLWDNWHADRGVFVAFDDDKVYTYALHKTTIYGPQVVLVGSTALLYSQRPLLLYNGELTCQTTSGKTSEVALSTHSFLKSSPDARKDSPSELSKQLAQALKLKRFQEAWSLCKSGGSAADWAQLGKACLVHMEVELAIQIYRMSGNVGMVLSLQSFQGIEDKNLLAGHLAMFLDEYNLAQDLYLSSSCPVAALEMRRDLLHWDSALMLAKRLAEDQIPFISKEYAVHLEFIGDYVNALAHYEKGVTHNNKFQEHDEACQAGVARMSIRMGDIRRGAAQAIQHPSRVLKKECGAILESMKQFSEAAQLYEKGLYYDKAASVYIRCKNWAKVGELLPNVSSPKIHLQYAKAKEADGKYKEAARAYESAKDWDNMIRVLLDHLNNPEDAVRVVRETQSLDGAKMVARFFLRLNDYGSAIHFLVLSQCNDEAFQLAQQHGQMEVYADIIGPEATQEDYQSIALYFEGEKKHFLAGKFFHKCGQYGRALNHFLKCPETEDNQAIELAIETVRQAKDSALTNQLIEYLLGESDGMPMDGKYLFRLYMALQRYSEAAHTAIIIAREEQSAGNYRNARDVLFSMYTELQAQKIKVPAEMATNLMMLHSYLLVKIHVRKGDHLKGARMLIRVSNNISKFPSHVVPILTSAVIECQRAGLKNSAFSFAAMLMRPEYRNQIDPKYRKKIEALVRHPDTSELEEETTPCPFCGFQLPQNDLLCPSCKNNLPYCIATGRHMLKEDWSICPHCEFPALYSQFILLLETESVCPMCSGNLSAKQVEKILDCSKYLHNDDLDQ from the exons ATGAAG AGTGTTTTCGTGCTTGCTGACAGAGCTTGGGCGGGTTCTTGTGTTCTTTACAAGTGGCAGAAAAGTCTGGGCAATTACATTGCTGCTGCTGG GCAGGACAACTCAGTGAAAATCTTTGATCGACATGGCCAGAAGAGGGCTGAACACAACCTTCCGGG GCGCTGCGTGGGGATGGACTGGGATAAGGATGGGGACATCCTGGCAGTGATTGCAGCAAAGTCCAGCTCCATCTTCCTCTGGGATGCCAGCGTCAATAAAATGTCGACCATAGAAAGCGGCATGAG CAAAGATCAGATGACTTTCATCCTGTGGTCAAAAACGAGCCCCCTGTTGGCTGTAGGGACGGCCAAAGGAAACCTGCTGATCTATAATCAACAGACTTCGCGCAAGATACCCATCCTGG GAAAACACACCAAGAAGATCACATGCGGGTGCTGGAGTTCTCAGAATCTGCTGGCTCTGGGAAGTGAAGACAACACTCTGACCATCAGCAACCACGAAGGAGACACACTAAGACAG ACATCGCTGAAGGGCGAGCCTGCTGAAATACTATTCTCAGTGATGAAAATGGATGAAAGGTCCTCTCAGGGGGAGAATACT GTGAGTATGTTCGTGGACAAGAAGATCCTGTCGCTTTTCAACATCAACGACCCCCAAAACCCCATCGAGCTGGTCTTTGAGCGCCATTACGGAAGCCTTGTGTCCCATCGCTG GTTTGGCGATGGGTACATTCTGGTGGGCTTTTCCCTGGGATACTTCGTGGTTATCTCCACACACATCAGGGAGATCAGGTCTGAGCTCTACCAGGCTCACAACCATAAAGACAGTCTGTACAGCGTGGCCATCTCAACTGCACTAAACAAAGCCGCTTCCTGTGGGGACAACTG CATAAAGATCCACGAGCTGTCTGATCTCAAAGACATCAGCAGTGTTGTTCAGTTGGATGACGAGACCAAAG GTCTGGATCAGCTGAGCTGGACGGATGACGGCCAGCTTCTGGCACTTTCCACTCAGAGGGGCACCATTCACGTGTTCCTGACCAAGCTGCCAATTCTGGGGGACAGTTTTGGTACCCGGCTGGCCTACCTCACCTCCCTGCTGGAGGTCACCGTCTCCAACCAGGTGGAGGGG GAGAGCCCTGTGGTAATCCAGGTGGAGGTGGAGCCCACATTCGTCGCAGTGGGACCGTACCATGTGGCCGTGGGGATGAACAACAGAGCCTGGTTTTACG GTTTGTCAAAGTTCAAAGACATCGAGTATTTGGGGACCATAGCCAGCATGTGCCTTAACGCTGACTACGCTGCAGCTCTGTTTGAAGGAAAGGTGCAGCTGCACATG ATTGAAGGCAGAGATACGGAGGACAGGAAGCAGATGAAGCTTTTCCCAGATGACAACAGGAAAGGCCGGATCCTCTGCCACGCCCTAACTGCGGACTTTCTTTACTATGGCACTGAT CTGGGCAACGTGGTGTGTGTGCTGGTGGAGGACTGGGAGACCGTGAACAGCTACAGCCATTCGGTCGGCGTGAGGAAGGTGTTCCCGGACCCAAACGGCACGTGGTTGGTGTTCATCGATGACAAGAACGGCGGCTTCCTGTTCTCCCCTGCAAAC GCGACGGTGTCCTGCTTCGAGCTCCCCAACTTTTCCCCCACCATCACAGGAGTGCTGTGGGACAACTGGCACGCAGACAGAGGCGTGTTTGTGGCTTTCGACGACGACAAGGTCTACACCTACGCTCTGCACAAAACGACTATATACG GTCCCCAGGTGGTGTTGGTGGGGAGCACGGCTCTGCTCTACTCCCAGAGGCCTCTGCTCTTGTACAACGGCGAGCTGACCTGTCAGACGACCAGCGGCAAGACGAGCGAAGTGGCTCTGAGCACTCACTCGTTTCTCAAAAGCTCGCCCGACGCGAGGAAGGACTCGCCGTCGGAGCTCAGCAAGCAGCTCGCTCAGGCTCTCAAGCTCAAAAG gttCCAGGAGGCCTGGAGTCTGTGCAAGTCTGGAGGCAGCGCCGCTGACTGGGCCCAGTTAGGCAAAGCCTGTTTGGTCCACATGGAGGTGGAGCTGGCCATTCAGATCTACCGCATGAGTGGCAACGTGGGCATGGTCCTGTCATTACAGAGTTTCCAG GGTATAGAGGACAAAAATCTACTGGCAGGACATTTAGCCATGTTCTTGGATGAGTACAACCTGGCGCAGGATCTTTACCTGTCCTCAAGCTGCCCAGTAGCTGCTCTGGAg ATGCGAAGAGACCTGTTACACTGGGACAGCGCTCTTATGTTGGCCAAGAGGCTGGCAGAAGACCAGATTCCCTTCATATCCAAAGAGTACGCAGTCCACCTGGAGTTCAT CGGAGATTATGTCAATGCCCTGGCGCACTATGAAAAAGGCGTGACGCACAATAACAAA TTCCAGGAGCACGATGAGGCGTGCCAGGCTGGTGTAGCCAGGATGTCCATCAGGATGGGGGACATACGAAGAGGAGCAGCTCAGGCTATTCAGCACCCAAGCAGAGTCCTAAAGAAGGAATGTGGAGCCATACTGGAGAGCATGAAG CAATTCTCTGAAGCGGCTCAGCTGTATGAAAAGGGGCTATATTACGATAAGGCTGCGTCGGTTTACATTCGCTGCAAGAACTG GGCGAAGGTGGGAGAGCTTCTGCCAAACGTCTCCTCGCCAAAGATTCATCTCCAGTACGCGAAGGCCAAGGAGGCCGACGGCAA ATATAAAGAAGCAGCTCGGGCCTATGAGAGCGCAAAGGACTGGGATAACATGATCCGCGTGCTGCTGGACCACCTGAACAATCCGGAGGATGCAGTTCGCGTCGTCAGGGAGACTCAGAGCCTCGACGGAGCAAAAATGGTCGCCag GTTCTTCCTGCGCCTAAACGACTATGGATCAGccatccacttcctggttctGTCTCAGTGTAACGACGAGGCCTTCCAGCTGGCTCAGCAGCACGGACAGATGGAGGTCTACGCAGACATCATCG GCCCTGAAGCCACGCAGGAGGACTACCAGAGCATTGCTCTGTACTTCGAGGGGGAAAAGAAGCACTTTCTGGCGGGCAAGTTTTTTCACAAGTGCGGGCAGTACGGCAGA GCGCTGAACCATTTCCTGAAGTGTCCCGAAACCGAAGACAACCAGGCGATCGAGTTGGCCATTGAGACG GTGAGACAGGCCAAGGACAGCGCCCTGACCAATCAGCTGATTGAATATCTCCTGGGGGAAAGTGACGGGATGCCCATG GACGGAAAGTACCTGTTCCGTCTCTACATGGCCCTGCAGCGATACAGCGAGGCGGCTCACACCGCCATCATTATTGCCAGAGAGGAGCAGTCGGCAG GGAACTACCGTAACGCCCGCGATGTGCTGTTCAGCATGTACACGGAGCTGCAGGCTCAGAAGATCAAGGTCCCCGCAGAGATGGCCACCAATCTGATGATGCTCCACTCGTATCTGCTGGTCAAG atCCACGTGAGGAAAGGAGATCACCTCAAAGGGGCACGGATGCTCATTCGGGTCAGCAACAACATCAGCAAGTTTCCTTCAC aCGTCGTCCCCATTCTGACGTCAGCTGTTATCGAATGCCAGCGCGCCGGGCTCAAGAACTCGGCCTTCAGCTTTGCGGCCATGCTGATGAGGCCGGAGTACCGCAACCAGATAGACCCAAAGTACAGGAAGAAGATCGAGGCTTTGGTCCG GCATCCTGACACTTCGGAGTTAGAGGAGGAAACCACTCCCTGTCCTTTCTGTGGCTTCCAGCTGCCGCAGAACGACCTGCTGTGCCCCTCATGCAAGAACAACCTACCCTACTGCATCGCCACG GGACGCCACATGCTGAAAGAAGACTGGTCCATCTGTCCTCACTGTGAATTCCCGGCGCTCTACTCTCAGTTCATTCT GCTGCTGGAAACCGAGTCTGTGTGTCCGATGTGCTCCGGGAATCTGAGTGCCAAACAGGTGGAGAAGATCTTGGACTGTTCCAAATACCTTCACAATGACGACCTGGACCAATGA